A single genomic interval of Gemmatimonadota bacterium harbors:
- the nuoK gene encoding NADH-quinone oxidoreductase subunit NuoK has translation MTLESYLLVGAALFSLGLIGALSHRNLIALLIGIELMMNAASLNLMAFNRFVVTDPTTGQIFVLIIIGLAAAEVAIFLSIILRIYRAYHEIDAEKLTKLSG, from the coding sequence GTGACCCTCGAATCCTATCTTCTGGTGGGCGCAGCCCTGTTTTCACTCGGTTTGATCGGCGCACTATCCCACCGCAACCTCATAGCCCTGCTCATCGGCATCGAACTCATGATGAATGCCGCCAGCTTAAACCTGATGGCCTTTAATCGGTTTGTCGTCACCGATCCAACGACCGGCCAGATCTTCGTCCTCATCATCATTGGACTGGCAGCCGCCGAAGTCGCTATCTTTTTATCGATCATCCTGCGCATCTATCGGGCGTATCACGAAATAGATGCGGAAAAACTCACCAAACTGAGCGGTTGA
- a CDS encoding NADH-quinone oxidoreductase subunit L, with the protein MDTLSLILLTTISPLACFIIAIIFLVQQPRIAQGLVLFGSAVSLLSTIALLVQGPVEPLRFLWFQSGAIQLQFGFILDGPSLMFGVVVAFITACIMLYSVGYMAQDPGKTRYFAMLSFFAWSMLSFVYAVDLLQSFIFWELVGLSSFFLIGFWFEKPEAAAAARKAFLMTRVGDVGLFIGILLILQLVSNFDIPTLLDPQTGLSTQISPNLLNAIALLIFIGIMGKSAQFPLHTWLPDAMEGPTPVSALLHSATMVAAGVFLMIRLHPLFMAAQDTAFIVLGIATFTAILASTIAMVDTDIKKVLAYSSISQLGFMLMALAAGSLFAGVFHLITHAFFKALLFLCSGIYIHAYHTNSMAEIGRSGGRRLKAATLGLIIGGAALSGVPPLAGFWSKEEIFAQLGHNGFNIYMVGALLAAFLTAYYTFRMIFLITKPDHAPATDHSHPEPMNMKIPVLLLTLGAIALGFFGSNIAQGLGLTAQHHSALLMIPTVGVGILGILIAYLDYGRDNAPRTGFISKIAPLNTLFTNKWYIDEVYRVTIVAITHALSRILHWIENHVLDGNYDRFGLGILRTGAKSTRVQGGWMQLYLGWAIILLAVVALYLGLR; encoded by the coding sequence ATGGACACTCTCTCACTCATACTTTTAACGACAATTTCCCCCCTGGCGTGTTTTATCATCGCCATCATCTTTCTCGTACAACAACCCCGAATAGCTCAGGGACTGGTCCTGTTCGGCAGCGCGGTATCCCTTTTGAGCACCATCGCCCTTCTCGTACAGGGACCCGTTGAACCCCTGCGATTTTTGTGGTTTCAAAGCGGTGCAATACAACTCCAATTTGGCTTCATTCTCGACGGTCCAAGCCTCATGTTTGGCGTCGTCGTCGCCTTCATCACCGCCTGCATCATGCTCTATTCAGTAGGCTACATGGCGCAAGACCCGGGCAAAACGCGCTATTTCGCAATGCTCAGCTTCTTTGCCTGGTCCATGCTCAGCTTTGTCTATGCCGTCGATCTCTTGCAATCTTTCATCTTTTGGGAACTCGTCGGCCTCTCCTCGTTCTTCCTCATCGGTTTCTGGTTTGAAAAACCCGAAGCAGCCGCAGCCGCGCGCAAAGCCTTTCTCATGACCCGCGTGGGCGACGTCGGCCTCTTCATCGGCATTTTGCTCATCCTCCAACTCGTTTCAAACTTCGATATCCCCACCCTCTTAGACCCTCAAACTGGCCTCTCAACACAGATATCGCCCAACCTGCTCAACGCAATCGCGCTACTCATCTTCATCGGCATCATGGGCAAAAGCGCGCAATTCCCCTTGCACACCTGGCTACCCGACGCCATGGAAGGCCCCACCCCGGTCAGCGCCCTGTTGCACTCTGCCACCATGGTCGCCGCAGGCGTCTTTCTCATGATCCGCCTGCACCCACTCTTTATGGCAGCGCAAGACACAGCATTCATCGTCCTGGGCATCGCCACCTTCACCGCAATCCTCGCATCAACGATTGCAATGGTCGATACCGACATCAAAAAAGTACTCGCCTATTCCTCCATCAGCCAACTCGGCTTCATGCTCATGGCACTCGCCGCTGGCAGCCTCTTCGCAGGTGTATTCCACCTGATCACCCACGCCTTTTTCAAAGCCCTGCTCTTCCTCTGCTCGGGCATCTACATTCACGCCTACCACACCAACAGCATGGCCGAAATTGGTCGCAGTGGAGGCCGCCGCCTCAAAGCTGCGACCCTTGGCCTCATCATCGGAGGTGCTGCCCTATCGGGCGTTCCCCCACTGGCGGGATTCTGGAGCAAAGAAGAAATATTTGCCCAACTCGGTCACAATGGCTTTAACATCTACATGGTCGGTGCACTTCTCGCGGCCTTTCTCACGGCCTATTACACATTCCGCATGATATTCCTCATCACAAAACCCGATCACGCACCTGCTACCGACCACAGCCATCCCGAACCCATGAACATGAAAATCCCCGTCTTGCTCCTCACCCTGGGCGCAATCGCACTCGGCTTTTTTGGTTCCAACATCGCTCAGGGTCTGGGCCTCACAGCGCAGCACCACAGCGCCCTGTTGATGATCCCCACCGTAGGCGTCGGCATCCTCGGCATCCTGATCGCCTATCTCGACTACGGACGCGACAACGCGCCGCGCACGGGATTCATCAGCAAAATCGCACCACTCAACACCCTGTTCACAAACAAATGGTACATCGACGAAGTCTATCGCGTCACCATCGTCGCCATCACCCACGCGCTATCTCGCATCTTGCACTGGATAGAAAACCACGTCCTCGACGGAAACTATGACCGCTTTGGCCTCGGCATCTTGCGAACAGGCGCAAAATCAACCCGCGTACAGGGCGGCTGGATGCAACTCTATCTGGGCTGGGCGATCATCTTATTAGCCGTTGTCGCGCTTTACCTCGGATTGCGATAG
- a CDS encoding NADH-quinone oxidoreductase subunit M: MPLLSSILLTPVITLIVLLLMPQKAVRGIRLICAFSGLLTCVLSLQLWISYDPTTGGIQFEEIIPWVAAIGISYHLGVDAFGVILVMLNAIVYFTGVLTMWDLEERVKEYFAFMVLLVIGVFGVFMSLDLFFFFFFYEIAVVPMYPLILIWGSGNRAYAGMKLMLFLLAGSALLFPGLLAIYHHAGLNTFDIIALSAHTFDPQFQIFVYPFIYIGFGVLAGLFPFHGWSPTGHVAAPSAVSMLHAGVLMKLGAFGILTVGIRLLPEGAAYWAPTFVVLAVIGIIYGAYVAMRQTDFKFVIGFSSVSHMGIVLLGLNLAIIGQVVATDALNGAVFQMFAHGIMTALFFSTAGYIYDKSHSKTIGDFGGLGVQMPRAVSIFIVAGLCGAGLPGLASFWAELLVFLAALKTYPIAGVIVILGLVLTAVYILRVFNLAFFGAPNPKWENLKAQDMSGLHLIPRAILIAVLVIFGFVPRLMLDLINSTTIAFLGNF, from the coding sequence ATGCCACTTCTCTCATCCATACTTCTCACGCCCGTCATCACCCTCATCGTCCTTTTGCTCATGCCCCAAAAGGCCGTGCGGGGCATTCGGCTGATCTGCGCCTTCAGCGGCTTATTGACCTGTGTGCTGAGTCTGCAACTCTGGATAAGCTATGATCCCACAACCGGCGGTATTCAATTTGAAGAAATAATCCCCTGGGTCGCAGCCATTGGCATCTCCTATCACCTCGGCGTTGACGCATTTGGCGTCATCCTCGTCATGCTCAACGCCATCGTCTATTTCACCGGGGTGCTCACCATGTGGGACCTCGAAGAGCGCGTCAAAGAGTATTTCGCCTTCATGGTACTCCTCGTCATCGGCGTCTTCGGCGTCTTCATGTCGCTGGATCTCTTCTTCTTCTTCTTCTTTTACGAAATCGCCGTCGTGCCCATGTACCCCCTCATCCTGATATGGGGCAGCGGCAACAGAGCTTATGCCGGCATGAAACTCATGCTCTTCCTCCTCGCTGGCAGCGCGCTCCTCTTTCCCGGCCTACTCGCCATCTATCACCACGCGGGCCTCAACACCTTTGACATCATTGCCCTGTCCGCACACACATTCGATCCACAATTCCAAATATTTGTCTATCCCTTCATCTACATTGGCTTTGGCGTCTTAGCCGGCCTATTCCCCTTCCACGGATGGTCGCCCACAGGCCACGTTGCTGCGCCATCTGCGGTTTCCATGCTACACGCGGGCGTCCTGATGAAACTCGGCGCATTTGGCATACTCACAGTCGGCATTCGCCTGTTGCCCGAAGGTGCTGCGTACTGGGCACCGACCTTCGTGGTATTAGCCGTCATAGGAATCATCTATGGAGCTTATGTCGCCATGCGACAGACCGACTTCAAATTTGTCATCGGCTTCTCATCTGTATCTCACATGGGCATCGTCCTCCTCGGCCTCAACCTCGCAATCATCGGCCAGGTCGTAGCAACCGATGCCCTCAACGGCGCAGTCTTCCAGATGTTTGCCCACGGCATCATGACCGCCCTGTTCTTCAGCACCGCGGGATATATCTACGACAAATCCCACTCCAAAACCATTGGCGACTTTGGCGGTCTTGGCGTGCAAATGCCCCGCGCAGTCTCCATCTTCATCGTCGCGGGCCTGTGTGGTGCCGGATTGCCCGGTCTGGCGAGCTTTTGGGCTGAATTACTCGTCTTCCTCGCCGCTTTGAAAACGTACCCCATCGCCGGCGTCATCGTCATCCTGGGCCTCGTACTCACCGCAGTTTACATCTTGCGCGTCTTCAACCTGGCCTTTTTTGGCGCACCAAATCCGAAATGGGAAAATCTGAAAGCACAGGACATGTCTGGCCTGCACCTGATACCGCGCGCCATACTAATCGCCGTACTCGTAATCTTCGGCTTTGTACCCCGCCTCATGCTCGACCTGATCAACAGCACGACAATAGCTTTCTTGGGTAATTTCTAA
- a CDS encoding NADH-quinone oxidoreductase subunit N → MENAILFAPELICLLMGLVLFFCTVLNWSYRTTRGIAIASGIAMIAACLWTLPLEGEPFFPGIYAVDFFSQLIKTALAVGFLFVVIASANPLTVDRNGWLEVPLFFIFSTLGMMMMVSATELLTLYVAMELAAYPVYIVVALHRNTDIGGESATKYMVQGMAASAISLYGMSFLFGTFGSTYFSAISIPHATAQPIFYLGLLLTLAGFFFKLGAFPFHFWAPDTYEIAPHPIITFIATVSKIAAIGILCRLLSLAMPGGWESGHAQTALMWASVIAMSLGNLAALAQKDLKRLLGYSTVAHAGYVLLALQTFAEWGLTAALFYAIGYFAMSFACFLVICEVGRSEDRITIDSVSGLYKRAPYLSFTLLIGLFGLIGLPPTVGFVGKWFLFSAALQRGQFYLVLVAAINAAVALYYYLLIIRQLYWVEPTTQNTLKPTPLIAVTAMATIILVIAMGTVPGPFWDMAARAARALIS, encoded by the coding sequence ATGGAAAACGCAATACTCTTCGCACCAGAACTCATTTGCCTGCTCATGGGCCTCGTGCTCTTCTTCTGCACAGTGCTCAACTGGTCCTATCGCACAACCCGGGGCATTGCCATAGCATCCGGCATTGCCATGATCGCCGCCTGTCTCTGGACTCTCCCCCTTGAAGGCGAACCCTTCTTCCCAGGCATATACGCGGTTGACTTCTTTTCCCAATTAATCAAAACAGCACTCGCAGTCGGATTCCTATTTGTCGTCATAGCCAGCGCCAACCCCCTCACAGTTGACCGCAATGGCTGGCTCGAAGTCCCCCTCTTCTTCATCTTCTCCACACTCGGCATGATGATGATGGTCAGCGCGACCGAACTCCTCACCCTCTATGTCGCCATGGAACTGGCCGCCTATCCCGTCTATATCGTCGTTGCCCTTCACCGCAATACCGACATCGGCGGGGAAAGCGCCACCAAATACATGGTACAGGGCATGGCGGCATCGGCCATCTCGCTCTACGGCATGAGCTTCCTCTTCGGCACATTTGGCTCCACCTACTTCTCTGCCATCAGCATCCCACACGCCACCGCACAACCCATCTTCTACCTGGGCCTGCTGCTCACACTCGCTGGCTTCTTCTTCAAACTCGGCGCCTTCCCCTTCCACTTTTGGGCACCCGACACGTATGAAATCGCGCCTCATCCCATCATCACATTCATCGCCACCGTTTCCAAAATCGCCGCCATCGGCATCCTCTGCCGCTTGTTATCCCTCGCCATGCCCGGTGGCTGGGAATCGGGCCACGCCCAAACCGCGCTCATGTGGGCAAGCGTCATCGCAATGAGCCTGGGCAACCTGGCAGCACTCGCGCAAAAAGACCTCAAACGCCTGCTCGGATATTCCACAGTCGCCCACGCCGGTTACGTACTCCTCGCCCTGCAAACCTTCGCCGAATGGGGTCTTACCGCTGCCCTCTTTTACGCCATTGGCTACTTTGCCATGTCCTTTGCGTGCTTCCTCGTCATCTGTGAAGTCGGTCGCAGCGAAGACCGCATCACCATCGACTCCGTATCTGGCCTTTACAAACGCGCGCCATACCTCTCCTTCACCTTGCTCATCGGCCTGTTTGGCCTCATTGGCCTCCCTCCCACAGTGGGCTTTGTCGGCAAATGGTTCCTCTTTTCTGCCGCCCTCCAACGCGGACAATTCTATCTCGTCCTCGTCGCAGCCATCAACGCCGCTGTCGCCCTGTATTATTATCTCCTCATCATCCGCCAACTCTACTGGGTAGAACCCACCACACAGAACACGCTTAAACCCACGCCCCTCATCGCCGTCACCGCAATGGCGACCATCATCCTCGTAATCGCAATGGGCACGGTCCCCGGTCCCTTCTGGGACATGGCCGCCCGCGCCGCCCGCGCACTGATCAGTTGA
- the ftsY gene encoding signal recognition particle-docking protein FtsY has product MLSKLIDKLKKGLTKTREGMVQKIREVIRRHPEIDEETLEEIEEILIEADVGVEPTLRIIDQLRERFETGEPVENPEIAVQEFLEEEIRKILLPSNTAPSIAITTKPHIILVVGVNGVGKTTTIGKMAHKLSREGKKVLFAAGDTFRAAAIDQLGIWADRTGSDIVQHQPGADAASVAFDAIQAAKARDIDVVLIDTAGRLHTKINLMEEVKKIRRVVAKAMPGAPHETLLVLDATTGQNAVIQAKQFHSTVELTGLVLAKLDGTAKGGVIVAIADELDLPVRYVGLGEDIEDLDDFDPENFIKALFD; this is encoded by the coding sequence ATGCTCAGTAAATTAATCGACAAACTAAAAAAGGGACTGACCAAAACCCGCGAAGGCATGGTACAAAAAATCCGCGAAGTCATTCGGCGGCACCCTGAAATCGACGAAGAAACCCTTGAAGAAATTGAAGAAATTCTCATCGAAGCAGACGTTGGCGTAGAACCCACCCTTCGCATAATTGACCAATTGCGCGAACGCTTTGAAACCGGCGAACCCGTTGAAAATCCGGAAATCGCAGTCCAGGAATTTCTCGAAGAAGAAATCCGCAAAATCCTCCTGCCTTCAAACACCGCGCCATCTATCGCAATCACAACCAAACCCCACATTATCCTCGTCGTAGGTGTCAACGGCGTGGGCAAAACCACCACCATTGGCAAAATGGCTCACAAACTCAGCCGCGAAGGCAAAAAAGTACTCTTTGCCGCGGGAGACACATTCCGGGCAGCAGCCATTGACCAACTCGGCATCTGGGCAGACCGCACGGGATCCGACATCGTGCAACACCAACCGGGCGCAGACGCAGCATCCGTGGCATTCGACGCCATACAGGCAGCCAAAGCACGCGACATCGACGTCGTACTCATCGACACAGCGGGTCGCCTGCACACCAAAATCAACCTCATGGAAGAAGTTAAAAAAATCCGCCGCGTCGTCGCCAAAGCCATGCCCGGTGCCCCCCACGAAACCCTGCTCGTACTCGATGCAACCACCGGACAAAATGCCGTCATACAGGCAAAACAATTTCACAGCACAGTAGAACTCACAGGCCTTGTCCTCGCAAAACTCGACGGCACTGCCAAAGGAGGCGTAATCGTCGCCATTGCCGACGAACTCGACCTGCCCGTGCGCTATGTTGGCCTGGGAGAAGACATTGAGGACCTTGACGACTTTGACCCCGAAAACTTTATCAAAGCCTTATTTGATTAA
- a CDS encoding IscS subfamily cysteine desulfurase has protein sequence MPTQLPIYLDNNATTPIDERVLNAMLPYLKDRFGNAASRTHTFGWHAEDAVDLAREQIANLINAQPKDIIFTSGATESDNLAIKGVVAAAKTPHIITQATEHHAVLDSFRALERGGVSVTVLPVDSHGITDPSDIANAITDNTVLVSIMAANNEIGTCQAIEAIGAICREKNIYFHTDAAQAIGKYPLDVEAMHIDLLSISAHKLYGPKGAGALYVRSRPRVRLVGQIDGGGHEKGMRSGTLNVPGIVGMGEACALAQKHIETEAKHSQDLRHRLQNHLFNALPRIQLNGHPEQRLPGNLNISFAGVDGESLLMSLRDVALSSGSACTSASLEPSYVLKAIGVSNDMAQSSIRFGIGRFNTEEEIDYVAERVIQEVNRLREISPNY, from the coding sequence ATGCCTACCCAACTGCCCATATATCTCGACAACAACGCCACCACACCCATAGATGAACGGGTACTCAACGCGATGTTGCCCTATCTCAAAGACCGCTTTGGCAATGCCGCCAGCCGTACACACACCTTTGGATGGCATGCCGAAGATGCTGTTGACCTCGCGCGAGAACAAATAGCCAACCTCATCAACGCACAGCCCAAAGACATCATCTTTACCAGTGGCGCCACAGAATCCGACAACCTCGCCATCAAAGGCGTAGTCGCCGCAGCCAAAACCCCACACATCATCACGCAAGCCACCGAGCACCACGCCGTACTCGACTCTTTTCGCGCACTGGAACGCGGCGGCGTCTCAGTCACAGTCTTACCCGTAGATTCACACGGTATTACCGACCCATCAGATATTGCAAATGCCATCACAGACAACACTGTACTCGTCTCCATCATGGCGGCCAACAACGAAATCGGCACCTGTCAGGCCATTGAAGCAATCGGGGCGATATGCCGTGAAAAAAACATCTATTTTCACACAGATGCAGCACAGGCCATTGGCAAATACCCGCTCGACGTCGAAGCCATGCACATCGACCTGCTCTCCATCTCCGCCCACAAACTCTACGGACCCAAAGGCGCGGGCGCGCTCTATGTGCGCAGCCGCCCGCGCGTTCGCCTCGTCGGTCAAATAGACGGCGGGGGCCATGAAAAAGGCATGCGCTCGGGCACCCTCAATGTACCGGGCATTGTAGGCATGGGAGAAGCCTGTGCGCTCGCACAAAAACACATCGAAACCGAAGCAAAACACAGTCAGGACTTGCGCCATCGCCTGCAAAACCACCTCTTCAATGCGCTGCCCCGGATACAACTCAACGGCCACCCCGAACAACGCCTGCCGGGCAACCTCAACATCAGCTTTGCCGGCGTGGATGGCGAAAGCCTGCTCATGAGCTTGCGAGACGTAGCTCTCTCATCCGGCTCAGCCTGTACATCCGCATCTCTCGAACCGTCTTACGTACTCAAAGCCATTGGCGTCAGCAATGACATGGCGCAGAGCAGCATACGCTTTGGCATTGGCCGATTCAACACCGAAGAAGAAATTGACTATGTTGCAGAACGCGTGATTCAAGAAGTCAACCGCCTGCGCGAAATATCGCCAAACTACTAA
- a CDS encoding Mrp/NBP35 family ATP-binding protein, with protein sequence MPTPDRPQRPEILPEVKNIVAVSSGKGGVGKTTVSVNLAVSLAKQGATVGLLDADIYGPNVPIMMGSTAQPRSIGQKILPLENHNVKFMSLGLIAGENAPIIWRGPIVGRMIQQFMVDVIWGALDYLVVDLPPGTGDAQLTLAQTVPLSGAVIVTTPQNVALEDVHRGIEMFRKVEVPILGIVENMSYFLCPCCGDRTPLFGEGGGQHIADAFGLPLLGQIPIQPNIREGGDTGAPIATGENNAFPEIARRIADALAERESDLPEITIV encoded by the coding sequence ATGCCAACACCAGACCGACCCCAACGCCCCGAAATCTTACCCGAAGTCAAAAACATCGTCGCAGTATCCAGCGGCAAAGGCGGCGTGGGCAAAACAACAGTTAGCGTAAACCTCGCGGTCTCACTCGCCAAACAGGGCGCAACGGTTGGCTTGCTCGACGCGGATATTTACGGACCCAACGTACCGATCATGATGGGCAGCACGGCGCAACCCAGGTCAATAGGTCAAAAAATACTGCCCCTTGAAAATCACAATGTCAAATTCATGTCTCTCGGCCTTATCGCCGGAGAAAATGCCCCCATAATATGGCGCGGTCCCATCGTAGGCAGAATGATTCAACAATTCATGGTTGACGTCATATGGGGCGCACTCGACTACCTCGTCGTCGATCTCCCCCCCGGCACGGGCGATGCACAACTCACCCTTGCCCAAACCGTGCCCCTCAGCGGTGCAGTCATAGTCACCACCCCGCAAAATGTCGCGCTAGAAGACGTACACCGCGGCATAGAAATGTTTCGCAAAGTCGAAGTCCCCATCCTCGGCATTGTCGAAAACATGAGCTATTTCCTGTGCCCGTGTTGCGGAGACCGCACGCCCCTCTTTGGCGAAGGCGGGGGACAACACATCGCCGATGCATTTGGCCTGCCCCTGCTCGGACAAATCCCCATCCAGCCCAACATTCGCGAAGGCGGCGACACGGGTGCGCCCATCGCGACAGGTGAAAACAATGCTTTCCCCGAAATCGCCCGACGCATTGCCGATGCACTGGCAGAAAGGGAAAGCGACCTGCCCGAAATCACAATTGTCTAA
- the moeB gene encoding molybdopterin-synthase adenylyltransferase MoeB, with translation MSATYETLVAQAEAKTTGLSPERAQEKINANGTLLIDVRERENYIEGYIPGAENVPRGFLELRIESMDNDRDRAIIVYGTQGQGALAAQALQDMGYSDVAYIQGDIDSWKNTGLAIDRDRALDKAEVQRYSRHLLIPEVGERGQGKLLDAKVLLIGAGGLGSPTGLYLAATGIGTLGIVDADIVDVTNLQRQILHGTSDLGRLKAISAYETLKEINPGCDVVPHTDYLTSDNIMDILPQYDIIVNGCDNFPTRYLVNDACVFLKKPIVDGSIFRFEGQVTVYTCDGEGPCYRCLYPAPPPADLAPSUDEAGVLGVLPGTVGLVQATEVVKLILGQGDPLIGRLLMYDALQMNFNTFKIRRDKNCPVCGDNPTITELMDYQAFCAMDHSDAAD, from the coding sequence ATGAGTGCAACTTATGAAACGCTCGTCGCACAGGCAGAAGCCAAAACCACAGGGCTTTCTCCAGAACGCGCACAGGAGAAAATCAACGCAAATGGCACGCTGCTCATAGACGTGCGCGAGCGCGAAAATTATATCGAAGGATATATCCCCGGCGCAGAAAACGTGCCGCGTGGCTTTCTCGAACTCCGCATAGAAAGCATGGACAACGACCGCGACCGCGCAATCATAGTCTATGGTACACAGGGCCAGGGCGCATTAGCCGCACAGGCACTTCAAGACATGGGCTATTCCGACGTCGCGTATATCCAGGGCGACATCGATTCCTGGAAAAATACCGGTCTCGCCATTGACCGCGACCGCGCGCTCGACAAAGCCGAAGTACAGCGCTACTCCCGTCACCTCCTCATCCCCGAAGTGGGAGAACGCGGACAGGGCAAACTCCTCGACGCCAAAGTACTCCTCATTGGCGCAGGCGGATTGGGCAGCCCAACTGGACTTTATCTCGCCGCGACTGGCATAGGAACACTCGGAATTGTCGATGCCGACATCGTCGATGTCACCAACTTGCAGCGCCAGATACTGCACGGCACATCTGATCTGGGTCGTCTCAAAGCCATCTCTGCTTACGAAACCCTCAAAGAAATCAACCCCGGCTGCGATGTGGTGCCACACACCGACTATCTCACATCCGACAACATCATGGACATCCTCCCCCAATACGACATCATCGTCAACGGATGCGACAACTTCCCAACGCGCTATCTCGTCAACGATGCGTGTGTCTTCCTCAAAAAACCCATCGTGGATGGCAGCATCTTCCGCTTTGAAGGTCAGGTCACAGTGTACACATGCGACGGCGAGGGACCTTGCTACCGCTGCCTCTATCCCGCGCCACCGCCAGCAGACCTGGCACCATCGTGAGACGAAGCAGGCGTGCTGGGTGTTCTGCCCGGCACAGTTGGCCTCGTGCAGGCCACAGAAGTTGTCAAACTCATACTCGGTCAGGGGGATCCACTCATCGGTCGCTTGCTGATGTACGACGCCCTGCAAATGAACTTCAACACATTCAAAATTCGCCGCGACAAAAATTGCCCTGTATGTGGCGACAACCCAACCATCACCGAACTCATGGACTATCAGGCATTCTGCGCCATGGATCACAGCGACGCGGCTGATTAA
- a CDS encoding Ldh family oxidoreductase, giving the protein MQMHTYQPAHLHALTRRLFEASGATPDIADIVAKILVNANLAGHDSHGVLRIPLYLTNISEGGMNPAAEPTTVRESATTLVLDGNGGLGHLTAYRAVHQAMEKARTSEICSVSFTRVAHIGRVGEYVEIAARGGFIGICMVGGGSPNTMKVLPFGGKKGSLGTNPIAVGVPTGDEAPFVIDFATSMVAEGKLQVARSKKASIPDTFIVDKNNKPSTNPLDFYDGGFLRAFGEHKGYALSLMVCLMGQLSGAQREGRRSGGAFMQVIDISTFTDLDSYQQGIRAFLDDMKTTEPADGIDEVLVPGDFEYRNRRHRLVHGIEIPDTINEQIGEWADRFGVPVDDSIVEDRDRAHYQR; this is encoded by the coding sequence ATGCAAATGCACACGTATCAACCCGCACATCTTCACGCGCTTACGAGACGTTTGTTTGAAGCTTCTGGTGCGACACCTGATATTGCAGATATTGTGGCGAAGATTCTGGTGAATGCCAATCTCGCCGGTCACGATTCTCACGGTGTTCTCCGCATCCCTTTGTATCTCACTAATATCTCCGAGGGGGGGATGAATCCGGCGGCTGAACCCACGACGGTGCGGGAATCGGCTACTACACTGGTTCTGGACGGCAACGGAGGGCTGGGACATCTTACGGCTTATCGCGCGGTCCATCAGGCGATGGAAAAAGCGCGGACTTCTGAAATTTGTTCGGTTTCGTTCACGCGGGTTGCACATATTGGACGTGTGGGAGAATATGTCGAGATTGCCGCACGCGGGGGTTTTATCGGTATTTGCATGGTTGGTGGGGGTTCGCCCAATACGATGAAAGTTCTGCCTTTTGGGGGGAAGAAGGGGAGTCTGGGTACCAATCCCATTGCGGTGGGTGTTCCCACGGGTGATGAGGCACCTTTTGTAATCGATTTTGCCACTTCTATGGTGGCCGAGGGCAAGCTCCAGGTTGCGCGAAGCAAGAAGGCGTCGATTCCCGATACTTTTATTGTGGATAAGAATAATAAGCCGTCAACCAATCCTCTCGATTTTTACGATGGCGGATTTTTGCGTGCTTTTGGAGAGCACAAGGGTTACGCGCTTTCGCTAATGGTCTGTTTAATGGGGCAGCTTTCAGGAGCCCAAAGGGAGGGGCGGCGTTCCGGGGGCGCGTTTATGCAGGTTATCGATATCAGTACATTTACAGATTTGGATAGTTATCAACAGGGTATTCGCGCATTTTTAGACGATATGAAGACGACCGAACCCGCCGATGGGATAGACGAGGTTCTGGTTCCGGGGGATTTTGAGTATCGCAATCGCAGGCATCGCCTCGTACACGGCATTGAGATACCCGATACGATTAACGAGCAAATTGGCGAATGGGCAGACCGTTTCGGGGTGCCTGTAGATGACAGTATTGTGGAGGATAGAGATAGGGCGCATTATCAGAGGTGA